The Brevundimonas vesicularis genome includes the window CTGAAGCCCGACGGCCCGCATCAGGATCCAGGCGACGACGCAGATCATCGCGCCGGTCACCGACTGCACCCAGATATAGCCCTCGACCCCGCCGCGCACGCGCTGGAACACCGCGACCGCCTCGTCGCGCTGGGCCTCCGACGGGAACATGGCGACGATCTTGCGCCGGAAGCCGACTTGGGAGGCCAGGAGAAAGCCCAGATAGATCAGGACGAAGAAGGCGCCCGAGGCGATGCCCTGCACCTGGAAAGCCATGGAGGTCAGCCAGCCGCGCACATCGACGCCGTTGATCAGATCCTGCGCCGTGGGCGGATTGGCCAGGCGCACCAGCCCGTAGGCGTCGCGAATGATCTGATCGATGCGCGGGCCGATGTTCTGGGACACGCCGGACGCCTCGCCGAAAAATCCCGCCGCCCCGTTCACGATGATAGCGATAGAGGCGAAGAAGGCCAGCACCACCAGCGTCAGGGCCGCGATCCCGGCCATGCGGCTGTTCAATGGCGTGCGCGCCTCGACCGACCGCTTCACTCCGTCGATCATGATCAAGAGGAAGATGGCCATCGCCAGCGGCGTCAGGATGTCCCGTAGCCAATAGATCGCCGCCCCGGCCGCCACCGTGGCGATGACGCCGAGAGCATTGCGAGCGGCGACCGAAGACGGCGTGGCGATGGGGTTTTTCATGATCGTGTTGTCGAACCGCCCGCCGTCGCCGTCAATCGCTGTTCCGAGCGCGCGGGGAACGCGCTAGACCTTTGCCGGAGACGCCATCGGAGACCCCAATGCCCGACGCCCTGCCCGGCCTGTTCCTCGGCCAGTCCGACGCCGCCCAGCCGGAAAACCTGCTCTTCAACCGCGCCAACCGTCACGGCGTCGTCGCTGGCGCGACCGGCACAGGCAAGACGGTCACGCTGCAGATCATGGCCCAGGGCTTTTCCGACGCCGGGGTGCCGGTCTTCTGCGCCGATGTGAAGGGCGACCTGTCGGGCATCTCCCAGGTCGGTGCGCCCAACGAGAAGCTGATCGCCCGCGCGACGGAGATGGGCCTGACCCTGACGCCGCGTGCCGCCCCCACCGTCTTCTGGGACCTGTACGGGCAGAAAGGACATCCGATCCGCACCACGGTGTCCGAGATCGGTCCGGTGCTGATGGCGCGGATGCTGAACCTGAACGACGTGCAGGAAGGCGTGCTGACCGTCGTCTTCCACGTCGCGGACAAGGAAGGTCTGCTGCTGCTGGACCTCGACGATCTGAGAAGCCTGCTGGTCTATGTCGGTGAGAACGCCGAGCGGATCGGGCGCGAGGTCGGCAACGTCGCCCCCGCCTCCATCGCCGCCATCCAGCGTGCACTATTGCAGGTCGAGCAGCAGGGCGGCGACGCCTTCTTCGGCGAGCCGGCTCTGAAGCTGGAAGACATGATCCGCGTCGGCCTGGACGGCCGGGGCCAGGTCAATGTGCTGGACTCGACCCGTCTGATGAACAGTCCGCGCCTGTACGCCGCCTTCCTGCTGTGGCTGCTGTCGGAACTGTTCGAACAGCTTCCCGAGGTGGGCGATCCGGAAAAGCCGCGCTTGGTCTTCTTCTTCGACGAGGCGCACCTGCTGTTCAACGACGCCCCGCGCGCCCTGCTGGAAAAGGTCGAACAGGTCGTGCGCCTGATCCGATCCAAGGGGGTCGGGGTCTATTTCGTGACGCAAAACCCGGCCGATATTCCCGACAGCGTCCTGGCCCAGCTGGGCAACCGCATTCAGCACGCGCTTCGCGCCTATACGCCATCGGAACAGAAGGGGCTGAAGGCCGCCTCGCAGAGTTTCCGCGCCAACGCCGCCTTCGACACGGCCGAGGCCATTCAGGCTCTGGGCGTGGGCGAGGCCCTGGTGTCGGTGCTGGACGAAAAGGGCGCGCCGACCATCGTGGCCCGCACCAAGATTCGCCCGCCGGCCTCGCGCCTGGGTCCGGCGACCGATACCGAGCGCGCCGCCGTCATGGCCGCCAGTCCGGTGCGGGGCCTTTACGAGCAGGTGCTGAACCGCGAATCCGCCGCGGAAATCTTGGCCAATCGCCACAGCGCCGCCGATCAGGCTGAAGTTCAGGCCCAAATCCAGGCCAAGGCGCAGGCCGAGGCCGACAAGGCCGCCGCCGCTCAGGCCAAGGCTGATCAGAAGGCTGCCGAAGCGCGGGCGAAGGCTCAAGCTCAGGCCGAAGCGCGGGCGGCGCGCGAAGCCGCAAAGCCTGCGCGCCGGTCCACCCGCGAAACGCCGGTCGAGGCCCTGACCAAATCGGTCCTGCGCACGGCCGGATCGACCCTGACCCGCGAACTGATGCGCGGTCTGCTGGGCGGGCTGAAGCGGCGCTAGGTTCCGCTCGGGTCTTGCAACGGGGCGGGGGCGAGCGCATCTCCCGCCCATGTTCATCCAGACCGAACCCACGCCCAATCCGAACGTGCTGAAGTTTCTGCCCGGCCGCGACGTGTCGCCGACCGCCGCGCTGGAATACCGCACCATCGACGAGGCGACGGCCTCTCCGCTGGCGGAGGCCTTGTTCGAGCTGGAAGGCGTCGACGGCGTCTTCTTCGGCGCGGACTATGTTTCGGTGACCCGCCAGCCGCAGGGTCCGGAGTGGTCCGAGATGAAGGCGCCGATCCTGGGCGTCGTGATGGATCACTTCGTCTCGGGTCAGCCGCTGACGCGCGGCGCTGGCGGCGAAACCGACGGCCATGGCGAGGACGACAGCGAGATCGTCGCCGAGATCAAGGCCCTGCTGGACAGCCGCATTCGCCCCGCCGTGGCCCAGGACGGCGGCGACATCCTGTTCGATTCCTTTGATGAGGCGACCGGCGTTCTGAACCTGCGGATGCGCGGCGCCTGCGCCGGCTGTCCGTCGTCGTCGGCGACCTTGAAGGCCGGGGTCGAGCAGATGATGCGCCACTATGTGCCCGAGGTTACGCGGGTCGAGCAGACCCTCTGATCCGGACGCGGTGGCGGTTCTGCAACGCGCCGCCTAGAAGACGCCCATGAGACTTCTGGTGATCGATACGGCGCTCGGCGCCTGCACGGCGGCGGTGTTCGAGGACGATCGCGCGCTCGCCGTGCGCTTTGAGCCGATGACCAAGGGACATCAGGAACGGATCGGCGGCCTGGTGCGCGACGTCATGGTTGAGGCGGGCGGCGGTTTCGACAGCCTTGACCGGATCGGCGTCACGGTCGGACCGGGCTCGTTCACTGGTCTGCGCGTCGGTCTGGCCTTTGCTCAGGGTCTGGGCGCGGCGCTGGATCGGCCGGTCGTCGGTCTGTCGGCGCTGGACGCGCTCGCCGCCTCGCTCGCCAATCACGACGGCCCCATCGCGGCCCTGATCGATGCGCGGCGCGGTCAGGTTTATGCGCGGCTCTTAGCCGACGGTGGGCCCCTTGGCCCCGAGGAAGCGTTGTCGCTGGAAGAGGCCGGGCGGCGGATCGCCGACATCGGACCGGGTGTCGCCCTGGTCGGCAATGGCACGGCGGTCGTGACTCAGGCCTTCCCCGATCTGCCCTTCGGCCATCTGGACGACCGGGTCGCACCGTCGCCGGAGGCGCTGGCGCGCCTGGCCGCCGTCGCCGATCCGGCGATCCAGCCGCCCCGTCCGCTCTATCTGCGCGCGCCCGACGCCACGCCGCCAAGCCGCCTGCCGGGCCAGCCGCGCCAGCCTGCGTCATGACGGCGGCGGACCCCGCCTCACTCGCCGCCCTGCACGCCCAGGCCTTTGCCGCGCCGTGGAGCGCCGACACCTTCGCCGATCTGCTGTCGCAACCGGGCGTGCTGGCGGTCAGCGAGCCCGACGGCTTCACCCTGATCCGGACCGTCGTCGACGAGGCGGAAATCCTGACCCTGGCTGTGGTCCCGTCCGCGCGCCGCCACGGACTGGGGCGACGTCTGGTCGAGGAGGCGGCCGTCGCTGCAGTCCAGGCCGGCGCGACGCGGCTGTTTCTGGAGGTCGCCGACGACAATGTCGCCGCGCGCAGCCTGTATGAGGGCGCCGGGTTCGACCCGATCGGTCGCCGCAAAGCCTATTATGCGGGCGCCGACGGATCGCGGACCGATGCGCTGGTGATGAGCCGCGACCTCTGTGCGCCTCACGCCAACCTGACGCTTCCCTGATGCGATCCAAGCCCCTATTCTAGGCGCATGGACCGGATCGAAAAACTCTGCGCCGAGCGCGGCATGCGTATGACCGAACAGCGCCGGGTGATCGCCCGGGTGCTGTCCAACGCCGCGGACCACCCGGATGTGGAAGAGCTGTATCGCCGCGCCTCGGCCATCGATCCGCACATCTCCATCGCCACCGTCTATCGCACCGTGCGCCTGTTCGAAGAGGCGGGCGTGGTCGAGAAGCATGATTTCGGAGACGGCCGCAGCCGCTATGAAGAGGCCGGCGACGATCACCACGACCACCTGATCGACACCAAGTCGGGCGAGGTGATCGAATTCTTCGACGCCGAGATCGAGCGGCTGAAGAACGAGATCGCGGAACGGCTGGGCTTCCAGCTGATCGGCCACAAGCTGGAGCTCTACGGCGTTGCGATCGAGGGCGCCGAGCCGTCCAAGCGCGAAGGCCTGATCTTCACCCGCCATGCGGCGCGGGTCGATCCCGCCGATGTGGATGCGGGCTGACGCTCGGCTTGTCGCGGCGCTTGCGGGCGATCATAAGCCCACGATGACCGAGACCCTGGTTCCTCAAGTCGAGACGGCGCCCGAAAAGCGTCTGTTCATCAAGACCTACGGCTGTCAGATGAACGTCTATGACTCCGAGCGCATGGCCGATGTGCTGCGCCCGTTGGGTTATGGCGTCACCGACGACGTCAAGGCCGCCGACTTCGTCATCCTGAACACCTGCCACATCCGCGAGAAGGCGGCCGAGAAGATCTATTCCGAGCTCGGTAAGCTGCGCGAGATGCGCGACATCCGGCGCGAGACCGGCGGGGACCTGACCATCGCCGTCGCCGGCTGCGTCGCCCAGGCCGAGGGCGAGGAGATCATGCGTCGCCAGCCGGCCGTCGATATCGTCGTCGGCCCTCAGGCCTATCACCAGCTGCCCGAGCTTCTGACTCGCACGGCGCGGGCGCGGGGCGAGCGGATCGGCGCGGACTTCGCTCCTGACGACAAGTTCGACGCCCTGCCTGCAGCCCGCTTCACCGAGGGGCCGACAGCCTTCCTGACGGTGCAGGAGGGTTGCGACAAGTTCTGCACCTTCTGCGTGGTGCCCTATACGCGCGGCGCCGAATGGTCGCGGCCGATGGCGGCGGTGCTGGAAGAGGCGAGACAACTGGCGGATCGGGGCGTGCGCGAGGTCACCCTGCTGGGCCAGAACGTCAACGCCTATGACGGCGAGCGGCCGGACGGGCGGAAGGCGACCCTGGCCGAATTGGCCTATGCCCTGGCCGAGATCCCCGGCCTGGACCGGATCCGCTACACGACCAGCCATCCCAACGACATGGCCGATGAGTTGATCGCCGCGCATGGCGATCTGGACGCCCTGATGCCCTATCTGCACCTTCCGGTTCAGGCGGGGTCGGATCGCATTTTGCGGGCGATGAACCGCAAGCACGGGCGTCAGAAATATTTCGATCTGATCGACCGGATCCGCGTCGCGCGGCCGGATATCGCCATCGCCGGCGACTTCATCGTCGGCTTCCCCGGCGAGACGGATCGGGAGTTCGAGGACACGCTGGATCTGGTGCGTCGCGTGAACTACGCCGGGGCCTTCGCCTTCGCCTATTCGCCGCGACCGGGCACGCCGGCGGCGGGCATGGGCAAACAGGTCGAGCCGGAAATCGTCAAGGACCGACTGCATCGCCTGATCGCCCTGCTGACGGAACAGCAGACCGCCTTCAACGCGGCGCAGGCGGGCCGGACGCTGAACGTGCTGTTCGACAAGCCGGGACGGCACGGCCACCGTCGCCAAGCGATCGGTCGATCCCCATATCTTCAATCGGTCCACGTCGATGACGCGGATCATCTGATCGGGCAGATCGTTCCGGTCGAGATCATCGCCGGCCAGCAGAACAGTCTGTCAGGCCGGCTCATAGCAGACGGGCTCAAGCAGCCGGGTCCCGCAGGCTCGGCGACAGCCCAAAAAGAAAAGGCCGCTTGATGGCGCGTGAGTCTGAATTCGTCCCCTTGAACGATGCCGAGCTGCGGGCGGTCATCGGGCCGAACAGTCGCCACGTCGCCCTGATCGAGGACGCCTTCAAGGTGCTGGTCGAGGCCCCGGGCGGCGGGGTCTCCGTCAACGGCGGCGCCCGCGACCGCACGGACGCCCGCCAGGTGATCGAGGACTTGGCCAAGCGCGCGGCCCTGGGCGCCGAAGTCACCGAGGCCGACGTGCGCGCAGCCCTGGGACAGGCGCGCGGCGGTCGCGGCACGCCGGGCATGGCCGCGACAGGCGTGTCGCTGCCAGGCGGCAAGCGCGGCGCCATCGTGCCCAAGACCAAGGCGCAGGCCGCCTATCTGGACATGCTGGGCCGGTGCGAACTGAGCTTCGGCGTCGGCCCAGCGGGCACCGGCAAGACCTTTTTGGCGGCGGCCTATGGCGCATCGCTGCTGCGGCGGGGGCAGGTGGACCGGCTGGTCATCACCCGCCCGGCGGTCGAGGCGGGCGAGAAGCTGGGCTTCCTGCCCGGCGATCTGAACGAGAAGGTCGATCCCTATCTGGCGCCGATCTGGGAGGCGCTGAACGATATTCTGGGCGCCGAGGACGTGCAGCGTCGCCGCGACAAGGGCGAGATCGAAGCCGCCCCGATCGCCTTCATGCGCGGCCGCACGCTCAGCCACGCCTTCGTCATCGTCGATGAAGCCCAGAACACCAGCCGCCTGCAGATGAAGATGGTGCTGACGCGCCTGGGCGAGGGTGCGCGGATGGTGGTGACGGGCGACCCGTCGCAGATCGACCTGCTGAACCCGCGCGATTCCGGCCTGGCCCATGCCCTGCGAATTCTGGACGGGGTCCAGGGCGTCGGCATCCTGAAGTTTGAGGCGTCCGACGTGGTGCGTCACGCCATGGTCGAGCGGATCGTGCGCGCCTATGACGCCGACGCGGCGCGAGGACGCCCCGCCCCGGACCTCGAAGACCCCGCATGATCGAGATTGAAGTCGAGGCCGAGGCCTGGTCCGGCGCCCTGCCGGACGCCGAGGCCGTAGTCGAGCGCGCGGCGCAGGCCGCGCTGGGCGCCGTGGATGGCGACATCGTCGTCTTGCTGACCGACGACGATGCCGTGCGCGAACTCAACGGCCGGTTTCGCGACAAGGACAAGCCGACCAATGTCCTATCCTTCCCTGCGCCGGAGAACGCCTTTCCGCATCTGGGCGACATCGTCCTGGCTTACGGCGTCTGCGCGACCGAGGCCGAGGCGCAGGGCAAGACCTTGGCCGATCATCTGAGCCATCTGGTCGTCCACGGCGTGCTGCACCTCTTGGGCCGCGACCACGAAGATGACGCCGAGGCCGAGGAGATGGAGGCCGAGGAGCGCGAAATCCTGGCCCAGATCGGCGTCGCCGACCCCTATCTCGCCGAGCAGGACTGACCCGATGTTCCCCGACGCCCTGCTGGACCGTTTCGCGGCCCCGATCCGCGCCCTGCCCGACAGGAAGCGCGCCCTGATGTGGCGACTGATCCGCATCGTTCTGGCGCTGCTGGCCGGCGCCGGGACGGCCTTCGCCCATCCGCCGTTCGGCGTGCTGATCGGGCTTTTGGGCTATCCGCTGCTGATGATCCTGTCTGAGCGGTCCGACACGACGCGCGGCGCCTTTTGGATGGGGTGGCTGGCGGGGTTCGCCTATTTCTTCGTCGGCTGCTGGTGGGTGGCCGAGGCGTTTTTCGTCAATCCCGAACAGGCGTGGATGGCGCCGTTCGCGGCCAGCCTGCTGCCGGCGGGCCTGGGGCTGTTCTGGGGGACGGCCTGCGCCCTCTATCGTCGGTTCGCGCCGCTTGGCGCCGTGCGGGTGCTGCTGTTCGCCGCCCTCTTCTGCGCCGCCGAATGGTCGCGGGGGCATGTGCTGACGGGCTTTCCGTGGAACCCGGCCGGCGCGACCTGGCGCGCGGGCGGCGGCATGTCTCAATTCGCCTCGGTCGTCGGCGTCTATGGGCTGAGCCTGGTGACGGTCGCGGCGACGGCGGCTTTCGCGCCTTTGATCGGGCCTGGCGACAGGCGCAGCCGGTTGATCTCGGCGGGCTTGGGCGCCCTGGCCCTGATCGCCGTCGGCGGCTTCGGCGCCGTCAGATTGGCGCAGTCCGATCTTCAGTTCACAGACACAGTTGTGCGCCTGGTTCAGGCTGATGTGAAGCAGGAAACCAAATGGTCGCCCGAGGCCTATCGCTCCATCGTCGATCGCTATGTCGCCCTGACGGGTCAGGCGGCGGCGCGGACGCCCAACGTCGTGGTCTGGCCTGAAGGCGCCCTGCCCGCCTCGGCCAACGACGTTTTCGCCTCAGCCGACGCCCAGGCCATCGCGGGCGCCCTGCGTCCCGGACAGACCTTGCTGATGGGCCTGGCGCGCGGCGAGCCGGACCTGACCGCGCCCGAGGGCGCGCGCTATTACAACAGCCTGTTCGCCCTGGCCGACGAGGGCGGGGCGGGCCTGAGGGTCGCCGCCGTCTATGACAAGCACCGGCTGGTGCCGTTCGGCGAATACCTGCCCTTGGGGTCGATCATGACCTCCATCGGCCTGCGCAGCCTGGTGCATATGCCCAGTGACTT containing:
- a CDS encoding AI-2E family transporter, whose protein sequence is MKNPIATPSSVAARNALGVIATVAAGAAIYWLRDILTPLAMAIFLLIMIDGVKRSVEARTPLNSRMAGIAALTLVVLAFFASIAIIVNGAAGFFGEASGVSQNIGPRIDQIIRDAYGLVRLANPPTAQDLINGVDVRGWLTSMAFQVQGIASGAFFVLIYLGFLLASQVGFRRKIVAMFPSEAQRDEAVAVFQRVRGGVEGYIWVQSVTGAMICVVAWILMRAVGLQNAEFWTFVIFIVGFIPVLGGAVAGLAPPLFALVQFESYWPAAILLVGLQVILFVVGNFIQPRMQGDNQNIDPVVVLLALAFWGKLWGVVGMFLSTPLAVMAMAILAEFKGSRWMAILLSGDGEPYANEGKTTDEPKSTRRKPKPEPAAEA
- a CDS encoding helicase HerA-like domain-containing protein, whose product is MPDALPGLFLGQSDAAQPENLLFNRANRHGVVAGATGTGKTVTLQIMAQGFSDAGVPVFCADVKGDLSGISQVGAPNEKLIARATEMGLTLTPRAAPTVFWDLYGQKGHPIRTTVSEIGPVLMARMLNLNDVQEGVLTVVFHVADKEGLLLLDLDDLRSLLVYVGENAERIGREVGNVAPASIAAIQRALLQVEQQGGDAFFGEPALKLEDMIRVGLDGRGQVNVLDSTRLMNSPRLYAAFLLWLLSELFEQLPEVGDPEKPRLVFFFDEAHLLFNDAPRALLEKVEQVVRLIRSKGVGVYFVTQNPADIPDSVLAQLGNRIQHALRAYTPSEQKGLKAASQSFRANAAFDTAEAIQALGVGEALVSVLDEKGAPTIVARTKIRPPASRLGPATDTERAAVMAASPVRGLYEQVLNRESAAEILANRHSAADQAEVQAQIQAKAQAEADKAAAAQAKADQKAAEARAKAQAQAEARAAREAAKPARRSTRETPVEALTKSVLRTAGSTLTRELMRGLLGGLKRR
- a CDS encoding NifU family protein, coding for MFIQTEPTPNPNVLKFLPGRDVSPTAALEYRTIDEATASPLAEALFELEGVDGVFFGADYVSVTRQPQGPEWSEMKAPILGVVMDHFVSGQPLTRGAGGETDGHGEDDSEIVAEIKALLDSRIRPAVAQDGGDILFDSFDEATGVLNLRMRGACAGCPSSSATLKAGVEQMMRHYVPEVTRVEQTL
- the tsaB gene encoding tRNA (adenosine(37)-N6)-threonylcarbamoyltransferase complex dimerization subunit type 1 TsaB, yielding MRLLVIDTALGACTAAVFEDDRALAVRFEPMTKGHQERIGGLVRDVMVEAGGGFDSLDRIGVTVGPGSFTGLRVGLAFAQGLGAALDRPVVGLSALDALAASLANHDGPIAALIDARRGQVYARLLADGGPLGPEEALSLEEAGRRIADIGPGVALVGNGTAVVTQAFPDLPFGHLDDRVAPSPEALARLAAVADPAIQPPRPLYLRAPDATPPSRLPGQPRQPAS
- a CDS encoding GNAT family N-acetyltransferase, translated to MTAADPASLAALHAQAFAAPWSADTFADLLSQPGVLAVSEPDGFTLIRTVVDEAEILTLAVVPSARRHGLGRRLVEEAAVAAVQAGATRLFLEVADDNVAARSLYEGAGFDPIGRRKAYYAGADGSRTDALVMSRDLCAPHANLTLP
- a CDS encoding Fur family transcriptional regulator; protein product: MDRIEKLCAERGMRMTEQRRVIARVLSNAADHPDVEELYRRASAIDPHISIATVYRTVRLFEEAGVVEKHDFGDGRSRYEEAGDDHHDHLIDTKSGEVIEFFDAEIERLKNEIAERLGFQLIGHKLELYGVAIEGAEPSKREGLIFTRHAARVDPADVDAG
- the miaB gene encoding tRNA (N6-isopentenyl adenosine(37)-C2)-methylthiotransferase MiaB, which translates into the protein MTETLVPQVETAPEKRLFIKTYGCQMNVYDSERMADVLRPLGYGVTDDVKAADFVILNTCHIREKAAEKIYSELGKLREMRDIRRETGGDLTIAVAGCVAQAEGEEIMRRQPAVDIVVGPQAYHQLPELLTRTARARGERIGADFAPDDKFDALPAARFTEGPTAFLTVQEGCDKFCTFCVVPYTRGAEWSRPMAAVLEEARQLADRGVREVTLLGQNVNAYDGERPDGRKATLAELAYALAEIPGLDRIRYTTSHPNDMADELIAAHGDLDALMPYLHLPVQAGSDRILRAMNRKHGRQKYFDLIDRIRVARPDIAIAGDFIVGFPGETDREFEDTLDLVRRVNYAGAFAFAYSPRPGTPAAGMGKQVEPEIVKDRLHRLIALLTEQQTAFNAAQAGRTLNVLFDKPGRHGHRRQAIGRSPYLQSVHVDDADHLIGQIVPVEIIAGQQNSLSGRLIADGLKQPGPAGSATAQKEKAA
- a CDS encoding PhoH family protein, whose product is MARESEFVPLNDAELRAVIGPNSRHVALIEDAFKVLVEAPGGGVSVNGGARDRTDARQVIEDLAKRAALGAEVTEADVRAALGQARGGRGTPGMAATGVSLPGGKRGAIVPKTKAQAAYLDMLGRCELSFGVGPAGTGKTFLAAAYGASLLRRGQVDRLVITRPAVEAGEKLGFLPGDLNEKVDPYLAPIWEALNDILGAEDVQRRRDKGEIEAAPIAFMRGRTLSHAFVIVDEAQNTSRLQMKMVLTRLGEGARMVVTGDPSQIDLLNPRDSGLAHALRILDGVQGVGILKFEASDVVRHAMVERIVRAYDADAARGRPAPDLEDPA
- the ybeY gene encoding rRNA maturation RNase YbeY, producing MIEIEVEAEAWSGALPDAEAVVERAAQAALGAVDGDIVVLLTDDDAVRELNGRFRDKDKPTNVLSFPAPENAFPHLGDIVLAYGVCATEAEAQGKTLADHLSHLVVHGVLHLLGRDHEDDAEAEEMEAEEREILAQIGVADPYLAEQD
- the lnt gene encoding apolipoprotein N-acyltransferase is translated as MWRLIRIVLALLAGAGTAFAHPPFGVLIGLLGYPLLMILSERSDTTRGAFWMGWLAGFAYFFVGCWWVAEAFFVNPEQAWMAPFAASLLPAGLGLFWGTACALYRRFAPLGAVRVLLFAALFCAAEWSRGHVLTGFPWNPAGATWRAGGGMSQFASVVGVYGLSLVTVAATAAFAPLIGPGDRRSRLISAGLGALALIAVGGFGAVRLAQSDLQFTDTVVRLVQADVKQETKWSPEAYRSIVDRYVALTGQAAARTPNVVVWPEGALPASANDVFASADAQAIAGALRPGQTLLMGLARGEPDLTAPEGARYYNSLFALADEGGAGLRVAAVYDKHRLVPFGEYLPLGSIMTSIGLRSLVHMPSDFSAGPTPAPISVPGAPPVQVLICYESLYPGFTPGAAGRPEWIVNASNDAWFGATSGPRQHLNLASYRAIETGLPIARATPTGISAMIEPWGRIVEGQRLEPGVMGVIDAPLPRPTGVTPYGRFGDFLFFFSVLTAFILSLWPSSRRSRVQGNQAAI